In the genome of Podarcis raffonei isolate rPodRaf1 chromosome 17, rPodRaf1.pri, whole genome shotgun sequence, one region contains:
- the LOC128404585 gene encoding uncharacterized protein LOC128404585, with protein sequence MRIGSGFRRCPASIFERRAQGCACACLEIRCVDALRFPSPCRPAAAAAAFAKRRCCCEQQLLRFLGRSATFVFLLHRITPPRGTPRTRSWAGRGGSSWGGASEGQLPLLSPFFSSPPPSPSLPFHPPPGVLCSAAPPPLKEVSSPSSSLLFFFYERRRRTSPYFAALPNRPPQLLPGWGAREREEGLWPADPPPFLQRGGAEPGTGAPRPLSEAECRWQRRRPTRTPARCSSPTSAPSPPPSASGTGTPPSSTKAPRSAPSPTTATARPPGRRRRRRRGQPAAERRLLPAPLRRPPCWLSRRLLRRARRRRPSPHGLARAPAPDSSASSP encoded by the coding sequence ATGCGAATCGGGAGTGGATTTCGCCGCTGTCCCGCCAGTATTTTCGAGAGGAGGGCCCAagggtgtgcgtgtgcgtgtttaGAAATCCGCTGCGTGGATGCCCTTCGCTTTCCCTCCCCCTGccggcctgctgctgctgctgctgcttttgcaaagAGGCGGTGCTGCTGCGAGCAGCAGCTGCTGCGTTTCCTGGGGAGATCGGCTACCTTTGTTTTTCTCTTGCACCGAATTACACCCCCACGAGGAACACCCCGCACACGCTCGTGGGCCGGGCGTGGAGGaagcagttgggggggggcaagcgAGGGGCAGCTGCcgcttctctctccctttttctcctcccctcctccctccccttcgcttcccttccaccccccccccggtgtaCTTTGCtcggctgctcctcctcctcttaaggaagtttcctccccctcttcttctcttctcttcttcttctacgaGCGCCGCCGCCGCACTTCCCCATATTTCGCAGCCTTGCCTAACCGCCCGCCCCAACTACTCCCGGGGTGGggggctagagagagagaggaagggcttTGGCCGGcggaccccccccctttcctccagcGCGGTGGGGCTGAGCCGGGCACCGGCGCCCCCCGGCCCCTGAGCGAGGCCGAATGCcggtggcagcggcggcggccaACTCGCACCCCCGCGCGGTGCAGCAGCCCGACGTCCGCCCCTTCGCCGCCTCCGTCCGCCTCCGGGACCGGGACCCCGCCAAGCAGCACCAAGGCGCCGAGGAGCGCCCCGAGCCCCACCACCGCCACGGCCAGGCCGccggggaggcggcggcggcggcggcgagggcaGCCGGCGGCAGAACGGCGGCTCCTTCCGGCGCCGCTTCGCCGCCCGCCCTGCTGGCTTTCTCGCCGTCTTCTCCGCcgggcccgccgccgccgcccgagcCCCCACGGACTCGCTCGCGCTCCCGCTCCGGATTCTTCAGCCTCCTCGCCATGA